One part of the Triplophysa dalaica isolate WHDGS20190420 chromosome 25, ASM1584641v1, whole genome shotgun sequence genome encodes these proteins:
- the LOC130416114 gene encoding zinc finger MYM-type protein 4-like isoform X1, which translates to MVRTCYYPGCINICKKTTLRKGSQTKGKLTFHRFPTHDGDRLKLWLIALNLNINTQKRVIKRWRICSNHFFVPDDFHITQNGRELLKTSAVPHMVAVQRRENIAEVSVNDCQGSLMEEGPKKVQEEEEEEAEEMNTEDTAQSSEELVIAKVEDLKDELSMDVDQTKDHNGKEVDKPEDAVTEKMPAKEIKYEVPEMSAATDTQPVLKSNTKASLSSDVVPVKIKDEPMDEEYETASTQHRPIGNIKDEPETSADFKQTPEEFKISAVFSVGEKSVGAPIATTANTAAVPLLTPPPLAPIIPVGVVCTGCKKVLLKGQTAFQRKGCSKLYCSPQCLCNTSNLVVKLPDKKTCHWCNKDIVDLKEMVNAPDTSGAMKDLCSQKCLHASTFRCSRCQKKAVCYTHQVNLMNSVHKLCSEVCFNLFRTSNNMTINSCMNCGAFCNSADSSCPTLQIDGNSDKFCKQICLAAYLKKTKKPVACKICRAIRPTAEMVDSPNSEGITELFCSTSCVTANKVQTVSSSGAAVECTSCNKKVPPQYHLAMSDGTIQNFCSFSCVVSFQESLSKKPSQNQVNTITSTSNIIHTPAAAASKPAPAESSSSTKTNVPLQTVTKIPCAQCLLSFFHKPDLLEFRRKMYAFCGTVCIEEFKRINNVMARCEYCKIDKVVKEVKRINKIDRSFCSEGCRLLYKHDLVKRWGKKHCRNCMYCNGSSQTSVTKVINKKEEEFCGNVCLTQYNMILKQEVKCTMCKQAKKMNETVKWLGEIKHFCSLQCLMFFCSLQGTTGTAIKAASKILPAQGTTSPVISVLPKNTVNRTPAATKEATPVIANVISLSSSPNAQPGVLGNTILQGAVPASTVKVSGQLCAGTQTDVVKTPTQPPKILKNKALLCKPLSQNKGTSCKPNVCNADTQTDAPNFMVLPVPVPVYVPVPMNLYTQYTPRPVGFPLPIPVPMFFPTTLDSAERIVKTIQEIKEKIPDDPLEADLIMMAEMVAEDAEREKNNTTNDQTANLMDDLDLEALSSNLSWEEDSVSSAQMWDPTPELEKATSKSDSLTITSAPTEEPQMDLEADFPVESIELLRGQTQEEPQVVSNSVKRRPRRKGRDGLPQKKRGRKSATPVVAAPAPTQNTQTNLSQLQQQYGVSAWKNWVRWRNSQPHLETPKFGSRSMTLKEDLLKCSTAELSYGLSKFISEVCRPSGENYSPDSIFYLCLGIQQHLFDNERMENIFADVCYSRFCQDMTNMLKGWTPTILPSGYVHSRVEEEYLWDCKQLGAFSPGVLLNTLLYFFTKFFNYKTVEQHRRLSFGHVIRCSRSKGSGKEACLRFYPPKEEANTDGVPAKRRKEDEEEKETALEIKENSQNALRCPVRLYEFYLSKCSPTVRQSTAQFYLNPERSCVPSSPMWFSTSSLSDEALENMLARILTVRELHLLEDKSPHETDSDSDSD; encoded by the exons AACATCGCTGAGGTAAGCGTGAACGACTGTCAAGGGAGCCTAATGGAAGAAGGTCCCAAGAAAGttcaggaggaggaggaggaggaggcggaGGAAATGAACACGGAAGATACAGCACAGTCTTCAGAAGAGCTTGTGATTGCTAAAGTTGAGGACCTAAAAGATGAATTGTCAATGGATGTGGACCAGACTAAAGATCACAATGGGAAGGAGGTGGATAAACCAGAAGACGCAG TGACAGAAAAAATGCCAgccaaagaaataaaatacgAAGTGCCGGAGATGTCCGCTGCTACG GACACACAACCAGTGttaaaaagtaacacaaaagCATCCCTGTCCTCTGATGTGGTACCTGTGAAAATCAAGGATGAACCAATGGATGAAGAGTATGAGACAGCATCAACACAACATCGACCAATAGGAAACATTAAGGATGAGCCTGAAACCTCAGCC GACTTTAAGCAGACACCGGAAGAATTTAAAATCAGTGCGGTGTTCTCTGTGGGAGAAAAGAGTGTTG GAGCTCCAATAGCCACCACAGCAAATACAGCAGCCGTCCCTTTGCTTACACCTCCTCCACTGGCCCCTATTATCCCAGTTGGTGTAGTCTGCACAGGCTGTAAGAAAGTTCTGCTAAAGGGTCAGACGGCTTTCCAGCGCAAAGGTTGTTCCAAACTCTACTGCTCGCCTCAGTGTCTCTGTAACACTTCTAATCTGGTGGTCAAGTTACCCGATAAGAAAACCTGTCACTGGTGCAACAA AGATATTGTTGACCTAAAGGAAATGGTCAATGCCCCAGACACATCAGGGGCTATGAAGGACCTCTGCAGCCAAAAATGCCTCCATGCTTCTACATTCAGGTGCAGCAGGTGTCAAAAGAAAGCTGTG TGTTACACTCACCAAGTGAACCTCATGAACTCAGTCCATAAGCTGTGCAGCGAAGTCTGTTTCAACCTGTTCCGCACCTCCAATAATATGACCATCAACTCCTGTATGAACTGTGGTGCGTTCTGCAACAGCGCCGACAGTTCGTGTCCCACTTTACAGATAGATGGCAACTCTGACAAGTTCTGCAAACAAATCTGCCTCGCAGCCTACCTAAAG AAAACTAAAAAACCTGTTGCTTGTAAAATATGCCGTGCCATCCGCCCGACTGCCGAAATGGTGGACAGTCCAAACTCAGAGGGCATCACAGAGCTCTTCTGCTCCACTTCCTGTGTCACAGCAAATAAAGTCCAGACTGTCAGTTCTTCAG GTGCTGCCGTGGAATGCACGAGCTGCAACAAGAAAGTACCACCTCAGTATCATCTAGCCATGTCTGATGGAACCATTCAGAACTTCTGCTCATTTTCCTGTGTGGTGTCATTTCAG GAGTCTTTAAGTAAGAAACCATCTCAAAACCAAGTTAATACAATTACCTCTACAAGCAACATCATACATACACCGGCTGCTGCTGCATCCAAACCTGCCCCAGCGGAGTCCAGCTCATCAACAAAGACCAATGTACCGTTGCAAACAGTCACCAAAATCCCTTGCGCTCAATGTCTGCTATCATTCTTCCACAAGCCGGATCTGCTGGAGTTCAGG AGAAAAATGTATGCTTTCTGCGGTACCGTTTGCATCGAAGAGTTTAAAAGAATCAACAACGTCATGGCTCGCTGTGAATACTGCAAAATCGATAAGGTTGTGAAGGAGGTCAAAAGAATTAACAAGATCGACCGGTCTTTCTGCAGCGAGG GATGCAGGTTACTCTATAAGCATGATCTGGTGAAGCGCTGGGGCAAGAAACACTGTCGCAACTGCATGTACTGTAACGGTTCATCTCAGACTTCAGTGACCAAGGTTATTAATAAGAAGGAGGAAGAGTTTTGTGGAAACGTATGCTTGACGCAATACAACATGATTCTCAAGCAG GAGGTTAAGTGCACAATGTGCAAGCAGGCCAAGAAGATGAATGAAACTGTGAAATGGCTGGGTGAGATTAAGCATTTCTGCAGCCTGCAATGTCTGATGTTCTTCTGCAGTCTTCAGGGCACCACAGGGACGGccattaaagctgcaagcaaaATTCTGCCTGCACAGG GGACAACAAGCCCAGTAATATCTGTATTGCCTAAGAACACTGTTAATCGCACACCAGCGGCAACTAAAGAAGCCACACCGGTCATTGCCAATGTTATATCGCTCTCAAGTTCACCTAATGCACAGCCAGGTGTCTTGGGCAACACTATTTTGCAAG gcGCTGTTCCAGCTTCTACTGTCAAAGTGTCAGGACAA CTTTGTGCTGGTACGCAGACAGACGTTGTGAAAACTCCTACTCAGCCACCCAAAATCCTTAAGAACAAGGCTTTACTGTGTAAACCCTTAAGCCAAAACAAAGGCACATCCTGTAAACCCAATGTATGCAATGCAGACACGCAAACAG ATGCACCTAATTTCATGGTGTTGCCTGTTCCAGTGCCAGTGTATGTGCCAGTTCCCATGAATCTCTACACCCAATACACACCACGGCCTGTGGGCTTTCCGCTTCCG ATTCCAGTGCCCATGTTCTTCCCTACAACTCTGGACAGTGCTGAACGCATTGTGAAGACCATCCAAGAAATCAAAGAGAAGATCCCTGATGATCCTCTGGAGGCTGATCTCATCATGATGGCGGAGATGGTGGCTGAGGACGCAGAGAGGGAGAAAAATAACACTACTAATG ACCAGACTGCTAACCTAATGGACGACCTCGATTTGGAAGCCTTATCCAGCAATCTAAGTTGGGAGGAGGATTCTGTCTCTTCTGCCCAGATGTGGGATCCAACGCCAGAGCTAGAAAAAGCAACGTCTAAATCGGATTCTCTAACCATCACCTCTGCCCCAACAGAAGAGCCACAGATGGATCTGGAGGCTGATTTTCCAGTCG AGAGCATTGAACTTTTGAGAGGACAAACACAAGAGGAGCCACAGGTGGTATCAAATTCGGTCAAACGGAGACCTCGCAGAAAAGGTCGAGATGGCCTCCCTCAAAAAAAACGG GGCCGTAAGAGTGCGACACCGGTAGTGGCAGCACCAGCTCCAACCCAAAACACTCAGACTAACCTCTCCCAACTGCAACAACAATACGGCGTCAGTGCTTGGAAGAACTGGGTGCGCTGGAGGAACTCCCAACCTCATTTGGAGACTCCCAAATTTGGCT CGCGAAGCATGACCCTCAAGGAAGACTTGTTGAAGTGTAGCACTGCTGAGTTGAGCTACGGCCTCTCCAAGTTCATCTCTGAAGTGTGTCGACCCAGTGGAGAGAATTACAGCCCTGATAGCATCTTTTATCTCTGCTTAGGCATCCAACAG CATCTGTTTGACAATGAACGGATGGAGAACATATTTGCAGACGTCTGCTACAGCAGATTCTGCCAGGATATGACAAACATGCTCAAGGGATGGACACCCACTATTTTGCCAAGTG GTTATGTTCATTCTCGAGTAGAGGAAGAATACCTGTGGGACTGTAAGCAGTTGGGGGCGTTCTCACCTGGCGTGCTGCTGAACACGCTGCTTTATTTCTTCACCAAGTTCTTTAACTACAAAACAGTGGAGCAGCATCGACGTCTCTCTTTCGGCCATGTCATACGCTGCTCTCGGAGCAAGGGCAGCGGCAAAGAGGCATGTTTGCGTTTCTACCCGCCCAAAGAGGAGGCAAACACAG ATGGAGTGCCGGCAAAGAGGAGAAAGGAGGATGAAGAAGAAAAGGAAACTGCGCTAGAGATAAAAGAGAATTCTCAGAATGCCCTTCGCTGTCCTGTCAGGCTGTATGAGTTCTATCTCTCTAAATG TTCTCCCACCGTGAGACAGAGCACGGCCCAGTTTTACTTGAACCCTGAACGCTCCTGTGTCCCAAGCAGTCCCATGTGGTTCTCCACATCCTCGTTGAGCGATGAGGCTCTGGAAAACATGCTCGCACGCATCCTAACAGTCAGAGAGCTGCACCTGCTGGAGGACAAATCGCCCCATGAAACAGATTCTGACAGCGACTCGGATTGA
- the LOC130416114 gene encoding zinc finger MYM-type protein 4-like isoform X2 produces the protein MRKQMSDASTFFESVSQSTPVKQRHIEQNERTDTGLRLTLASPEADSRQTSSSTTGTCIAFPPIRSNQSNIAEVSVNDCQGSLMEEGPKKVQEEEEEEAEEMNTEDTAQSSEELVIAKVEDLKDELSMDVDQTKDHNGKEVDKPEDAVTEKMPAKEIKYEVPEMSAATDTQPVLKSNTKASLSSDVVPVKIKDEPMDEEYETASTQHRPIGNIKDEPETSADFKQTPEEFKISAVFSVGEKSVGAPIATTANTAAVPLLTPPPLAPIIPVGVVCTGCKKVLLKGQTAFQRKGCSKLYCSPQCLCNTSNLVVKLPDKKTCHWCNKDIVDLKEMVNAPDTSGAMKDLCSQKCLHASTFRCSRCQKKAVCYTHQVNLMNSVHKLCSEVCFNLFRTSNNMTINSCMNCGAFCNSADSSCPTLQIDGNSDKFCKQICLAAYLKKTKKPVACKICRAIRPTAEMVDSPNSEGITELFCSTSCVTANKVQTVSSSGAAVECTSCNKKVPPQYHLAMSDGTIQNFCSFSCVVSFQESLSKKPSQNQVNTITSTSNIIHTPAAAASKPAPAESSSSTKTNVPLQTVTKIPCAQCLLSFFHKPDLLEFRRKMYAFCGTVCIEEFKRINNVMARCEYCKIDKVVKEVKRINKIDRSFCSEGCRLLYKHDLVKRWGKKHCRNCMYCNGSSQTSVTKVINKKEEEFCGNVCLTQYNMILKQEVKCTMCKQAKKMNETVKWLGEIKHFCSLQCLMFFCSLQGTTGTAIKAASKILPAQGTTSPVISVLPKNTVNRTPAATKEATPVIANVISLSSSPNAQPGVLGNTILQGAVPASTVKVSGQLCAGTQTDVVKTPTQPPKILKNKALLCKPLSQNKGTSCKPNVCNADTQTDAPNFMVLPVPVPVYVPVPMNLYTQYTPRPVGFPLPIPVPMFFPTTLDSAERIVKTIQEIKEKIPDDPLEADLIMMAEMVAEDAEREKNNTTNDQTANLMDDLDLEALSSNLSWEEDSVSSAQMWDPTPELEKATSKSDSLTITSAPTEEPQMDLEADFPVESIELLRGQTQEEPQVVSNSVKRRPRRKGRDGLPQKKRGRKSATPVVAAPAPTQNTQTNLSQLQQQYGVSAWKNWVRWRNSQPHLETPKFGSRSMTLKEDLLKCSTAELSYGLSKFISEVCRPSGENYSPDSIFYLCLGIQQHLFDNERMENIFADVCYSRFCQDMTNMLKGWTPTILPSGYVHSRVEEEYLWDCKQLGAFSPGVLLNTLLYFFTKFFNYKTVEQHRRLSFGHVIRCSRSKGSGKEACLRFYPPKEEANTDGVPAKRRKEDEEEKETALEIKENSQNALRCPVRLYEFYLSKCSPTVRQSTAQFYLNPERSCVPSSPMWFSTSSLSDEALENMLARILTVRELHLLEDKSPHETDSDSDSD, from the exons ATGAGGAAACAGATGTCGGATGCATCAACATTTTTTGAGAGCGTTTCACAATCAACTCCAGTCAAACAACGCCACATTGAACAAAATGAGAGAACTGACACAGGACTCCGTTTGACGCTAGCTAGTCCAGAAGCAGATTCCAGACAGACAAGTTCATCTACAACTGGAACATGCATTGCCTTCCCCCCAATACGTTCAAACCAATCA AACATCGCTGAGGTAAGCGTGAACGACTGTCAAGGGAGCCTAATGGAAGAAGGTCCCAAGAAAGttcaggaggaggaggaggaggaggcggaGGAAATGAACACGGAAGATACAGCACAGTCTTCAGAAGAGCTTGTGATTGCTAAAGTTGAGGACCTAAAAGATGAATTGTCAATGGATGTGGACCAGACTAAAGATCACAATGGGAAGGAGGTGGATAAACCAGAAGACGCAG TGACAGAAAAAATGCCAgccaaagaaataaaatacgAAGTGCCGGAGATGTCCGCTGCTACG GACACACAACCAGTGttaaaaagtaacacaaaagCATCCCTGTCCTCTGATGTGGTACCTGTGAAAATCAAGGATGAACCAATGGATGAAGAGTATGAGACAGCATCAACACAACATCGACCAATAGGAAACATTAAGGATGAGCCTGAAACCTCAGCC GACTTTAAGCAGACACCGGAAGAATTTAAAATCAGTGCGGTGTTCTCTGTGGGAGAAAAGAGTGTTG GAGCTCCAATAGCCACCACAGCAAATACAGCAGCCGTCCCTTTGCTTACACCTCCTCCACTGGCCCCTATTATCCCAGTTGGTGTAGTCTGCACAGGCTGTAAGAAAGTTCTGCTAAAGGGTCAGACGGCTTTCCAGCGCAAAGGTTGTTCCAAACTCTACTGCTCGCCTCAGTGTCTCTGTAACACTTCTAATCTGGTGGTCAAGTTACCCGATAAGAAAACCTGTCACTGGTGCAACAA AGATATTGTTGACCTAAAGGAAATGGTCAATGCCCCAGACACATCAGGGGCTATGAAGGACCTCTGCAGCCAAAAATGCCTCCATGCTTCTACATTCAGGTGCAGCAGGTGTCAAAAGAAAGCTGTG TGTTACACTCACCAAGTGAACCTCATGAACTCAGTCCATAAGCTGTGCAGCGAAGTCTGTTTCAACCTGTTCCGCACCTCCAATAATATGACCATCAACTCCTGTATGAACTGTGGTGCGTTCTGCAACAGCGCCGACAGTTCGTGTCCCACTTTACAGATAGATGGCAACTCTGACAAGTTCTGCAAACAAATCTGCCTCGCAGCCTACCTAAAG AAAACTAAAAAACCTGTTGCTTGTAAAATATGCCGTGCCATCCGCCCGACTGCCGAAATGGTGGACAGTCCAAACTCAGAGGGCATCACAGAGCTCTTCTGCTCCACTTCCTGTGTCACAGCAAATAAAGTCCAGACTGTCAGTTCTTCAG GTGCTGCCGTGGAATGCACGAGCTGCAACAAGAAAGTACCACCTCAGTATCATCTAGCCATGTCTGATGGAACCATTCAGAACTTCTGCTCATTTTCCTGTGTGGTGTCATTTCAG GAGTCTTTAAGTAAGAAACCATCTCAAAACCAAGTTAATACAATTACCTCTACAAGCAACATCATACATACACCGGCTGCTGCTGCATCCAAACCTGCCCCAGCGGAGTCCAGCTCATCAACAAAGACCAATGTACCGTTGCAAACAGTCACCAAAATCCCTTGCGCTCAATGTCTGCTATCATTCTTCCACAAGCCGGATCTGCTGGAGTTCAGG AGAAAAATGTATGCTTTCTGCGGTACCGTTTGCATCGAAGAGTTTAAAAGAATCAACAACGTCATGGCTCGCTGTGAATACTGCAAAATCGATAAGGTTGTGAAGGAGGTCAAAAGAATTAACAAGATCGACCGGTCTTTCTGCAGCGAGG GATGCAGGTTACTCTATAAGCATGATCTGGTGAAGCGCTGGGGCAAGAAACACTGTCGCAACTGCATGTACTGTAACGGTTCATCTCAGACTTCAGTGACCAAGGTTATTAATAAGAAGGAGGAAGAGTTTTGTGGAAACGTATGCTTGACGCAATACAACATGATTCTCAAGCAG GAGGTTAAGTGCACAATGTGCAAGCAGGCCAAGAAGATGAATGAAACTGTGAAATGGCTGGGTGAGATTAAGCATTTCTGCAGCCTGCAATGTCTGATGTTCTTCTGCAGTCTTCAGGGCACCACAGGGACGGccattaaagctgcaagcaaaATTCTGCCTGCACAGG GGACAACAAGCCCAGTAATATCTGTATTGCCTAAGAACACTGTTAATCGCACACCAGCGGCAACTAAAGAAGCCACACCGGTCATTGCCAATGTTATATCGCTCTCAAGTTCACCTAATGCACAGCCAGGTGTCTTGGGCAACACTATTTTGCAAG gcGCTGTTCCAGCTTCTACTGTCAAAGTGTCAGGACAA CTTTGTGCTGGTACGCAGACAGACGTTGTGAAAACTCCTACTCAGCCACCCAAAATCCTTAAGAACAAGGCTTTACTGTGTAAACCCTTAAGCCAAAACAAAGGCACATCCTGTAAACCCAATGTATGCAATGCAGACACGCAAACAG ATGCACCTAATTTCATGGTGTTGCCTGTTCCAGTGCCAGTGTATGTGCCAGTTCCCATGAATCTCTACACCCAATACACACCACGGCCTGTGGGCTTTCCGCTTCCG ATTCCAGTGCCCATGTTCTTCCCTACAACTCTGGACAGTGCTGAACGCATTGTGAAGACCATCCAAGAAATCAAAGAGAAGATCCCTGATGATCCTCTGGAGGCTGATCTCATCATGATGGCGGAGATGGTGGCTGAGGACGCAGAGAGGGAGAAAAATAACACTACTAATG ACCAGACTGCTAACCTAATGGACGACCTCGATTTGGAAGCCTTATCCAGCAATCTAAGTTGGGAGGAGGATTCTGTCTCTTCTGCCCAGATGTGGGATCCAACGCCAGAGCTAGAAAAAGCAACGTCTAAATCGGATTCTCTAACCATCACCTCTGCCCCAACAGAAGAGCCACAGATGGATCTGGAGGCTGATTTTCCAGTCG AGAGCATTGAACTTTTGAGAGGACAAACACAAGAGGAGCCACAGGTGGTATCAAATTCGGTCAAACGGAGACCTCGCAGAAAAGGTCGAGATGGCCTCCCTCAAAAAAAACGG GGCCGTAAGAGTGCGACACCGGTAGTGGCAGCACCAGCTCCAACCCAAAACACTCAGACTAACCTCTCCCAACTGCAACAACAATACGGCGTCAGTGCTTGGAAGAACTGGGTGCGCTGGAGGAACTCCCAACCTCATTTGGAGACTCCCAAATTTGGCT CGCGAAGCATGACCCTCAAGGAAGACTTGTTGAAGTGTAGCACTGCTGAGTTGAGCTACGGCCTCTCCAAGTTCATCTCTGAAGTGTGTCGACCCAGTGGAGAGAATTACAGCCCTGATAGCATCTTTTATCTCTGCTTAGGCATCCAACAG CATCTGTTTGACAATGAACGGATGGAGAACATATTTGCAGACGTCTGCTACAGCAGATTCTGCCAGGATATGACAAACATGCTCAAGGGATGGACACCCACTATTTTGCCAAGTG GTTATGTTCATTCTCGAGTAGAGGAAGAATACCTGTGGGACTGTAAGCAGTTGGGGGCGTTCTCACCTGGCGTGCTGCTGAACACGCTGCTTTATTTCTTCACCAAGTTCTTTAACTACAAAACAGTGGAGCAGCATCGACGTCTCTCTTTCGGCCATGTCATACGCTGCTCTCGGAGCAAGGGCAGCGGCAAAGAGGCATGTTTGCGTTTCTACCCGCCCAAAGAGGAGGCAAACACAG ATGGAGTGCCGGCAAAGAGGAGAAAGGAGGATGAAGAAGAAAAGGAAACTGCGCTAGAGATAAAAGAGAATTCTCAGAATGCCCTTCGCTGTCCTGTCAGGCTGTATGAGTTCTATCTCTCTAAATG TTCTCCCACCGTGAGACAGAGCACGGCCCAGTTTTACTTGAACCCTGAACGCTCCTGTGTCCCAAGCAGTCCCATGTGGTTCTCCACATCCTCGTTGAGCGATGAGGCTCTGGAAAACATGCTCGCACGCATCCTAACAGTCAGAGAGCTGCACCTGCTGGAGGACAAATCGCCCCATGAAACAGATTCTGACAGCGACTCGGATTGA